In a single window of the Chelonia mydas isolate rCheMyd1 chromosome 8, rCheMyd1.pri.v2, whole genome shotgun sequence genome:
- the ANGPTL1 gene encoding angiopoietin-related protein 1 translates to MKISTWTLGVLLFLLLSTGHCTEKSKLSKLSKRHPRSTDGGEEGKKCGYTFLVPEQKITGPICVNTKGLGADNRKDEITRMDIENLKEVLSKQKREIDILQLVVDVDGNIVNEVKLLRKESRNMNSRVTQLYMQLLHEIIRKRDNSLELSQLENKILNVTTEMLKMATRYRELEIKYAALTDLVNNQSVIISLLEEQCLQILSRQDTDGSPPLVQVVPQHIPNSQHYTPSLLGGNEIQRDPSYPRDRDIRPPPDPATSPTKSPFRIPPLTLINEGPFKDCQQAKEAGHSNSGIYMIKPENSNEPVQLWCENSLDPGGWAVIQKRTDGSVNFFRNWDSYKKGFGNVDGEYWLGLENIYMLTNQDNYRLLIELEDWSNKKVYAEYSSFRLEPESEFYRLRLGTYQGNAGDSMIWHNGKQFTTLDRDRDTYTGNCAHFHKGGWWYNACAHSNLNGVWYRGGHYRSKYQDGIFWAEYRGGSYSLKAVQMMIRPID, encoded by the exons ATGAAGATCTCTACGTGGACTTTGGGTGTGCTATTATTCCTACTACTGTCTACAGGACACTGCACAGAAAAGTCTAAACTCAGTAAATTATCGAAGAGGCACCCTCGTTCAACAGATGgtggagaggaaggaaaaaaatgtggTTATACTTTCTTGGTTCCTGAACAAAAAATTACAGGGCCAATTTGTGTAAATACCAAAGGACTAGGAGCAGATAACAGAAAAGATGAAATCACAAGGATGGACATAGAGAACCTGAAGGAAGTATTGTCCAAGCAGAAACGCGAGATTGATATCTTGCAGCTTGTGGTGGATGTGGATGGAAATATTGTGAATGAGGTAAAACTGCTGAGAAAAGAAAGTCGCAACATGAACTCCCGAGTCACTCAGCTCTACATGCAGCTCTTGCATGAGATAATCCGAAAGCGCGATAATTCACTTGAGCTTTCCcaactggaaaataaaatcctCAATGTTACAACAGAAATGTTGAAAATGGCAACACGATACAGGGAGCTTGAAATAAAATATGCAGCACTAACAGATCTTGTAAATAATCAGTCTGTGATTATCTCTTTATTGGAAGAGCAGTGCTTGCAGATACTGTCACGACAGGACACCGACGGATCTCCTCCTCTTGTTCAGGTGGTGCCACAGCACATTCCTAACAGCCAGCACTATACTCCCAGCCTTTTGGGAGGTAATGAGATACAGAGGGACCCAAGTTATCCTAGAGACAGAGACATAAGGCCACCACCTGATCCAGCTACTTCTCCTACAAAAAGTCCTTTCAGGATACCACCGCTAACTTTAATCAATGAAG GTCCTTTCAAAGACTGTCAACAAGCCAAAGAAGCTGGGCATTCCAACAGTGGGATTTATATGATCAAACCTGAAAACAGCAATGAACCAGTACAGTTATGGTGTGAGAACAGCCTGGACCCTGGAGGCTGGGCAGTTATTCAGAAAAGGACAGATGGATCTGTCAATTTCTTCAGGAATTGGGACAGTTATAAG AAAGGATTTGGAAATGTTGATGGAGAGTACTGGCTGGGACTAGAAAACATTTACATGCTTACCAATCAGGACAATTATAGGCTATTGATTGAACTAGAAGACTGGAGTAATAAGAAAGTCTATGCAGAATACAGCAGTTTTCGCCTGGAGCCTGAAAGTGAATTCTATAGGCTGCGTCTGGGAACTTACCAGGGAAATGCAGGGGATTCCATGATATGGCACAATGGAAAACAATTTACAACACTGGACAGAGATAGAGATACATACACAG GAAATTGTGCCCATTTTCACAAAGGAGGCTGGTGGTACAATGCTTGCGCACATTCTAACCTTAATGGAGTGTGGTACAGAGGAGGCCATTACAGAAGCAAATATCAGGATGGGATTTTTTGGGCTGAGTACAGAGGAGGTTCATATTCCCTGAAAGCAGTTCAGATGATGATCAGACCcattgactga